A DNA window from Catenulispora sp. EB89 contains the following coding sequences:
- a CDS encoding AAA family ATPase — protein MSPQQDGSAHVKEREIAVEQEAVNAAYARLAQMREQAASRVRESYKVAQGGTYSALVDRDVQVMEAAIWERSLENAYNELVFGRLDLKPEIPGEELETYRIGRLGVRTEELEPLVVDWRAPAAAAFYQAAPEDPRGVVRRRVLHCRGDRVLDIEDDLLDPDAAPDGLPVVGDGAFIAALARTRTGHMRDIVATIQREQDVVIRSPADVSVVVTGGPGTGKTAVALHRVAWLLFQHRRRFGSRGVLVVGPNRRFTEYIERVLPSLGEGGAALRSLGDVVNGVEAARHEDAARAKLKGSPRMVRILRKAANDAPWGAPKDVRLIYQGTFFSLDAPQLVALRERMLRGGSRRPNAVRADVIRALQDAAWNAYQDAKRAAGDASPYDEYPDLFEDDRRTFLSELRSERPFADFVTAWWPQRSPLEVLRSLGDPVYLAEVSRGVLGPADTQLLAESWRAVGEDGAGLSYSDIALLDELDSLLGEGPRTARAVAAANPYVVDGVNLLTGEETDDGSDPEGGGFRELSTIGERRAAQRGGYEEEPDPEEFGHIVVDEAQDLSPMQWRMLARRGRHATWTVVADAAQSSWEDLDEARRSMDLALGTSRERRQFELTTNYRNPVEIADYAATLLHRFLPDAPLPRAVRSTGRPPEFVVTDEADLATAAGVAARRLAAEVEGTVGVIVPMTRLGAFSVPDVPERVQVLGSLESKGLEFDAVVLVDPDLIASESPMGPRTHYVTATRATQLLVTVSPTRLPPPPVNEALRATS, from the coding sequence GTGTCACCTCAGCAGGACGGTTCGGCGCACGTCAAGGAACGCGAGATCGCGGTCGAGCAGGAGGCCGTGAATGCCGCGTACGCCCGGCTGGCCCAGATGCGCGAGCAGGCCGCGAGCCGCGTGCGCGAGAGCTACAAGGTGGCGCAGGGCGGGACCTACTCGGCCCTGGTCGACCGGGACGTCCAGGTGATGGAGGCGGCCATCTGGGAGCGGTCCCTGGAGAACGCCTACAACGAACTGGTGTTCGGTCGCCTGGACCTCAAGCCCGAGATCCCGGGCGAGGAGCTGGAGACCTACCGCATCGGCCGCCTCGGGGTCCGTACCGAGGAGCTGGAGCCGCTGGTCGTGGACTGGCGCGCACCGGCCGCAGCGGCCTTCTACCAGGCCGCCCCCGAGGACCCCAGGGGCGTCGTACGCCGCCGGGTGCTGCACTGTCGCGGCGACCGGGTCCTGGACATCGAGGACGACCTGCTCGACCCGGACGCGGCCCCGGACGGCCTGCCGGTGGTCGGCGACGGCGCCTTCATCGCCGCGCTGGCCCGGACCCGCACCGGCCACATGCGCGACATCGTCGCCACCATCCAGCGCGAGCAGGACGTGGTGATCCGCTCGCCCGCCGACGTGAGCGTGGTCGTCACCGGCGGCCCCGGTACCGGCAAGACCGCGGTCGCGCTGCACCGCGTGGCCTGGCTGCTGTTCCAGCACCGGCGCCGCTTCGGCTCGCGCGGCGTGCTGGTGGTCGGGCCGAACCGGCGCTTCACCGAGTACATCGAGCGGGTGCTGCCCTCCCTCGGCGAGGGCGGCGCGGCGCTGCGCTCGCTCGGCGACGTGGTCAACGGCGTCGAGGCCGCGCGGCACGAGGACGCCGCGCGGGCCAAGCTGAAGGGCTCCCCGCGCATGGTGCGGATCCTGCGCAAGGCGGCGAACGACGCGCCGTGGGGCGCGCCGAAGGACGTGCGGCTGATCTACCAGGGCACCTTCTTCAGCCTGGACGCGCCGCAGCTGGTCGCGCTGCGGGAGCGGATGCTGCGCGGCGGCAGCCGCCGGCCCAACGCGGTGCGCGCCGACGTCATCCGGGCCCTGCAGGACGCCGCCTGGAACGCCTACCAGGACGCCAAGCGCGCCGCCGGCGACGCCTCGCCCTACGACGAGTACCCGGACCTGTTCGAGGACGACAGGCGCACCTTCCTGTCCGAGCTGCGCTCCGAGCGGCCGTTCGCGGACTTCGTCACCGCCTGGTGGCCCCAGCGCTCCCCGCTGGAGGTGCTGCGCTCCCTCGGCGACCCGGTGTACCTGGCCGAGGTCTCACGCGGCGTGCTCGGCCCCGCCGACACCCAGCTGCTGGCCGAGTCCTGGCGTGCGGTGGGGGAGGACGGCGCCGGCCTGTCCTACTCCGACATCGCGCTGCTGGACGAGCTCGACTCGCTGCTCGGCGAGGGGCCCCGGACCGCGCGGGCGGTCGCGGCGGCGAACCCGTACGTCGTGGACGGCGTGAACCTGCTCACCGGCGAGGAGACCGACGACGGCTCGGACCCGGAGGGCGGCGGCTTCCGCGAGCTGTCCACCATCGGGGAACGCCGGGCGGCACAGCGCGGCGGCTACGAGGAGGAGCCGGATCCCGAGGAGTTCGGGCACATCGTCGTCGACGAGGCCCAGGACCTGTCCCCGATGCAGTGGCGGATGCTGGCCCGGCGCGGCCGGCACGCGACCTGGACCGTGGTCGCCGACGCCGCGCAGAGCTCGTGGGAGGACCTGGACGAGGCGCGGCGCTCGATGGACCTGGCCCTGGGCACATCGCGCGAGCGCCGGCAGTTCGAGCTCACCACCAACTACCGGAACCCGGTCGAGATCGCCGACTACGCCGCGACCCTCCTGCACCGGTTCCTGCCCGACGCGCCGCTGCCGCGGGCTGTCCGTTCGACCGGACGGCCGCCGGAGTTCGTGGTGACCGACGAGGCCGATCTGGCCACCGCGGCCGGGGTGGCGGCCCGCCGGCTGGCCGCCGAGGTCGAGGGCACGGTCGGCGTGATCGTGCCGATGACCAGGCTCGGAGCGTTCAGCGTGCCCGACGTCCCGGAGCGCGTGCAGGTCCTGGGCTCGCTGGAGTCCAAGGGCCTGGAGTTCGACGCGGTGGTGCTGGTCGACCCGGACCTGATCGCCTCGGAGTCGCCGATGGGCCCGCGGACGCACTATGTGACTGCGACCCGTGCGACGCAGTTGCTCGTCACAGTATCCCCCACCCGTCTCCCACCGCCGCCCGTTAACGAGGCGCTTCGCGCCACAAGTTGA
- a CDS encoding LCP family protein: MSEDTSGIADDSSSASWVPKHSQDGTPGAQSATRRRVKRTLMIISGMLVLVIGGTVAYAGYWYYRIDHNIKGAPLHGAVVPPNQLSVVQPTPDPYGNVPINILLIGTDARLPGQDASLGGYTDPSGRSDVEMLVHVSADRSNATVVSLPRDTMVPIPACVDAKGTQYPAQSIAMINSALAAGPGCQVDTVEEFTHVKIDHFMMVDFSGVVALTNAVGGVPVCVTKAVNDPDSHLTLPAGTSVIQGDTALAFLRTREGFSDGSDLYRTEAQHQYLSALIRKMKSQATLDNPIQATHLMDIASKSLTVDNGIASVSALLDLANTLKKVPTQNITFLTMPTVAYQPDPNRVAPDTAVDDQIFSLLAHDQSVTGPTTAASGGATPAPTPAPSATTSTLSPGAVTDAIVVENGTTNDGRSRQLAATLQADGFKNATGVSYTGDVASTTVYYSSPQHQAGAQAVAAALQLPASAVQQGGDGSAPIVVRVGADFASGDVYNPVASTSSAPSALPSAALSSAAGENAADQNLCVTAAGS, translated from the coding sequence ATGAGCGAGGACACCTCCGGCATAGCCGACGACAGTTCCAGCGCGTCCTGGGTCCCCAAGCACTCGCAGGACGGGACCCCCGGGGCGCAGAGCGCCACCCGGCGGCGGGTCAAGCGCACGCTGATGATCATCTCCGGCATGCTGGTGCTGGTCATCGGCGGCACGGTGGCCTACGCCGGCTACTGGTACTACCGCATCGACCACAACATCAAGGGCGCGCCGCTGCACGGCGCGGTCGTGCCGCCGAACCAGCTGTCGGTGGTCCAGCCGACCCCGGACCCGTACGGCAACGTGCCGATCAACATCCTGCTGATCGGCACCGACGCCCGCCTGCCCGGCCAGGACGCCAGCCTCGGCGGCTACACCGACCCCTCCGGCCGCTCCGACGTGGAGATGCTGGTGCACGTCTCGGCCGACCGCAGCAACGCGACGGTGGTGTCGCTGCCGCGCGACACGATGGTGCCGATCCCGGCCTGCGTGGACGCCAAGGGCACGCAGTACCCGGCGCAGAGCATCGCCATGATCAACTCGGCGCTGGCCGCCGGCCCGGGCTGCCAGGTGGACACCGTCGAGGAGTTCACCCACGTCAAGATCGACCACTTCATGATGGTCGACTTCTCCGGCGTCGTGGCGCTGACCAACGCGGTCGGCGGCGTCCCGGTCTGCGTCACCAAGGCGGTCAACGACCCCGACTCGCACCTGACCCTGCCGGCCGGCACCTCGGTGATCCAGGGCGACACCGCGCTGGCGTTCCTGCGCACCCGCGAGGGCTTCAGCGACGGCTCGGACCTCTACCGGACGGAGGCGCAGCACCAGTACCTGTCGGCGCTGATCCGGAAGATGAAGTCGCAGGCGACGCTGGACAACCCGATCCAGGCCACGCACCTGATGGACATCGCGAGCAAGTCCCTGACCGTGGACAACGGCATCGCCAGCGTCAGCGCACTGCTGGACCTGGCGAACACGCTGAAGAAGGTGCCGACCCAGAACATCACCTTCCTGACCATGCCCACGGTCGCCTACCAGCCGGACCCCAACCGCGTGGCCCCGGACACCGCCGTGGACGACCAGATCTTCTCGCTGCTCGCGCACGACCAGTCGGTCACCGGCCCGACCACCGCGGCGAGCGGCGGCGCCACCCCCGCCCCGACCCCCGCGCCCTCGGCGACCACCAGCACCCTGAGCCCCGGCGCGGTGACCGACGCGATCGTGGTCGAGAACGGCACCACCAACGACGGCCGCTCCCGCCAACTCGCCGCCACCCTCCAGGCCGACGGCTTCAAGAACGCCACCGGCGTCAGCTACACCGGCGACGTCGCCTCGACGACCGTCTACTACAGCAGCCCGCAGCACCAGGCCGGAGCCCAGGCGGTCGCCGCCGCACTGCAACTCCCGGCCTCCGCGGTGCAGCAGGGCGGCGACGGCAGCGCCCCGATCGTGGTCCGCGTCGGCGCCGACTTCGCCAGCGGCGACGTGTACAACCCGGTGGCGTCCACATCGTCCGCCCCGAGCGCGCTGCCCTCGGCGGCCTTGTCGAGCGCCGCCGGGGAGAACGCCGCGGACCAGAACCTGTGCGTGACGGCGGCGGGGTCCTGA
- a CDS encoding MarR family winged helix-turn-helix transcriptional regulator, with amino-acid sequence MSTTAAEIAEAWRRERPGTPVESIEVFTPIVRLAKMLADDRTRVLRAAGIDRATLDLLSVLRRSGPPYTLTTRELTERTLVTAGAISQRVARAEQEGLVTRAPGLVGRKAVAVALTAAGHAVIERSVDAVLGRDDDLVAGLSAEEREVLIPLLGKLEAFVRAQSS; translated from the coding sequence GTGAGCACCACCGCCGCCGAGATCGCCGAGGCGTGGCGCCGCGAGCGCCCGGGCACTCCGGTCGAGTCGATCGAGGTCTTCACGCCGATCGTGCGGCTGGCCAAGATGCTCGCCGATGACCGGACCCGGGTGCTGCGCGCGGCCGGGATCGATCGGGCGACGTTGGATCTGCTGTCGGTGCTGCGGCGGTCCGGGCCGCCCTACACGCTCACCACGCGGGAGCTCACCGAGCGGACGCTGGTCACCGCCGGGGCGATCTCGCAGCGGGTGGCGCGGGCCGAGCAGGAGGGGCTGGTCACCAGGGCGCCGGGTCTGGTGGGGCGGAAGGCGGTGGCCGTGGCGTTGACCGCCGCCGGGCACGCGGTGATCGAGCGCTCCGTGGACGCGGTGCTCGGGCGGGACGACGACCTGGTCGCCGGGCTCAGTGCCGAGGAGCGGGAGGTGCTGATCCCGCTCCTCGGCAAGCTGGAGGCCTTCGTCAGAGCGCAGAGCTCATAA
- a CDS encoding SDR family NAD(P)-dependent oxidoreductase, which translates to MTRTVLVTGGSRGIGRAVAERFAADGASVVITGRRAELVEAAAKELGATGVVCDATDPRAVEDLAAGFDTLDVLVNAAGGLGQAQPDPAATELESVLAQWRADLDGNLLSAVLTTTALKSVLAPGGTAVAVGSIGAERRGGSYGAAKAALAAWYAILSAELGPRGVTANVVSPGYIADTDFFRGAMTDAREQALIAETHTKRAGTPRDIAETVFFLASDGARHITGQTLHVNGGAFTTR; encoded by the coding sequence ATGACCCGCACCGTCCTCGTCACCGGCGGCTCCCGAGGCATCGGCCGCGCCGTCGCCGAGCGCTTCGCCGCCGACGGCGCCAGTGTCGTCATCACCGGGCGCCGGGCCGAGCTCGTCGAGGCCGCGGCCAAGGAGCTCGGCGCGACCGGCGTGGTCTGCGATGCCACCGATCCGCGTGCCGTCGAAGACCTCGCGGCCGGCTTCGACACGCTCGACGTGCTGGTCAACGCCGCCGGCGGGCTCGGTCAGGCGCAGCCGGATCCGGCCGCCACGGAGTTGGAGTCCGTCCTGGCCCAGTGGCGCGCCGACCTCGACGGCAACCTGCTCAGCGCGGTTCTGACCACCACCGCCCTCAAGTCCGTCCTCGCGCCCGGCGGCACCGCCGTCGCCGTCGGCTCCATCGGGGCCGAGCGCCGCGGCGGTTCCTACGGCGCCGCCAAGGCCGCGCTCGCCGCCTGGTACGCGATCCTGTCCGCCGAGCTCGGTCCGCGCGGCGTCACCGCCAACGTGGTCTCGCCCGGCTACATCGCCGACACCGACTTCTTCCGGGGCGCCATGACCGACGCCCGCGAGCAGGCGCTCATCGCCGAGACCCACACCAAGCGCGCCGGCACGCCCCGGGACATCGCCGAGACCGTGTTCTTCCTGGCCTCCGACGGTGCCCGCCACATCACCGGCCAGACCCTCCACGTCAACGGCGGCGCGTTCACCACCCGCTGA